One genomic window of Cyprinus carpio isolate SPL01 chromosome B8, ASM1834038v1, whole genome shotgun sequence includes the following:
- the magixa gene encoding membrane-associated guanylate kinase, WW and PDZ domain-containing protein 1 isoform X2: MYIGAVKKLHWRSKVQESFVPLGGASGELGVAIGGGADYGEFPFVTAAPGGGATVGDIILEIGGTPVLGLTLGDVRGVLNSCPHPIRIKTVSPGSTLCKDLRLYLSKCFTPGSMDSQLQQVIRENLYLRAVPCTTRQPRDGEISGVDYNFVSIEEFFSLEESGALLESGKFKGNYYGTPRPIHIGPDSPPITYQEHRNLLRNFRTRSKSLSNLEKAVEEGDNSEEDSGLSAGSAGASSAPPTTIVSPNQTWDLGGGRDGGVAMENGARGGALPENWELAFSDTGEPYYINHNSKTTSWLDPRTQGKEIVSKTELPAFTDQPTELKGYSIHTRLSKGPRGFGFNIVGGSRPREFLQVYSVTPGGPSALKTADILVYINDSCVLGLSHKEVVEMLKSVPMGHSVDVVLRRGYPMLYNPDGCPKTSLSSPSDQTSTNPTAPGSAQSQVQHPDGHQPGLVNLNRSMSHHNNFYPRMQKESLDANGNTAPQLSYAMANGNGVGGIIGTGVVTSSNAPPPSERMSSSHSDTEVCSVVTRRASLVRSYNNNSLPAPSHAHHSSKSSESNLSSAVLPLPQPEVGPTAPPGAPSTQRPPVPQTSLAVAPPTEHPPCGFNGCPANNPPRPLPGGLGSPGAPGGVGCGGEGELVPVALGRSEGGGMGFSVTAGGQGGQLAVVKRVWDRRQCHSLQPGDGIIKINGADVQSLSFAQVQRVLQEHTKQGEVVLLVYRGGSPNAYKRPPPSLGTPDLISPSSDGALPSQSTLSPSSPCGDLPNLVQSTSFLDSVPVTLTLEPRDWIGVEDGPAQWSRTAPSNLGAVSKSHVDTRGAISSRAMEVELRRRPGEGFGFVIASQDVMNGTSSLVSHRFVTVRRGSPAARSGQIQPGDQLEAVEGRSVVTLPHRDLAQILRRAGNTLRLTIVPRSHTNNNLPEYPDFDAESRLRKGHRAKQKDSQYYSVDLERGPTGFGFSLRGGSEYNMGLYVLGLMEGGPASRSQKMQVSDQLVEINGDSTAEMTHSQAVEQIRKGGARIHLILKKGNGYVPDYDHEPGAVSPSSLFSEEQRMATVDRSPSRSSRWVDDSGQGRRERRGKERRESGGRSRGRGAEEGSSRSAGRRKEQQMRSQSLPGMLRSREGPRREEKEDDTRGERKGEEEQQRGRQKSNSVGERRRKVKDASSERENGLLTDREKERGSVRREKKNHNRTSTMEVTQRTPFSFLMPLDNDDDAELAHSFSEVSVSAASIAFSGTQWPLDAISPLQAPGSPTTAPGPWLVPSPHKLSQVLEGKRLSQNKGELWS, translated from the exons ATGTATATTGGGGCTGTTAAGAAGCTGCACTGGCGCTCGAAAGTGCAGGAGAGCTTCGTCCCGCTGGGCGGAGCCTCGGGAGAGCTTGGTGTGGCCATCGGAGGTGGTGCAGATTATGGAGAGTTCCCATTTGTTACAGCAGCACCTGGGGGTGGAGCCACTGTTGGTGACATCATCCTAGAGATTGGCGGTACACCTGTCCTGGGATTGACCTTGGGAGATGTGAGAGGGGTCCTGAACTCATGTCCACATCCAATTCGGATCAAAACCGTATCACCAG GCTCGACTCTCTGTAAGGATCTGAGACTTTACCTGAGCAAGTGCTTTACACCTGGATCCATGGACAGCCAACTCCAACAGGTCATACGAGAGAACCTCTACCTGCGCGCCGTGCCCT GTACGACCAGGCAACCACGAGATGGAGAGATCTCCGGGGTGGATTATAACTTTGTGTCCATTGAGGAATTCTTCTCTCTGGAAGAGTCTGGAGCCCTGCTGGAAAGTGGGAAGTTCAAAG GGAACTATTATGGCACACCTCGGCCAATCCACATCGGTCCTGACAGCCCCCCCATTACATACCAGGAACATCGAAATCTCCTGAGGAACTTCCGTACCCGTAGCAAATCGCTCAGCAACCTGGAAAAGGCAGTGGAGGAAGGGGACAACAGTGAGGAAGACTCTGGTCTTTCAG CGGGGTCTGCAGGAGCCAGCAGTGCCCCTCCCACCACCATTGTCTCACCTAATCAGACTTGGGATTTAGGCGGTGGGCGGGATGGAGGGGTTGCCATGGAGAATGGAGCACGTGGAGGGGCATTGCCTGAAAACTGGGAGCTGGCGTTCAGTGACACGGGCGAACCCTATTACATCAA CCATAACTCAAAGACCACAAGCTGGCTGGACCCAAGGACTCAGGGCAAAGAGATTGTCAGCAAGACAGAgt tACCTGCATTCACAGACCAACCAACTGAACTGAAGGGCTATTCCATACACACCCGCCTGTCGAAAGGGCCTCGTGGGTTTGGCTTTAACATTGTGGGTGGCAGTAGACCTCGAGAGTTCCTGCAGGTGTACAGCGTCACCCCTGGAGGCCCGTCTGCACTCAAAACAG cgGACATCCTAGTGTACATCAATGACTCATGTGTGCTGGGTCTGTCCCATAAAGAGGTTGTAGAAATGCTGAAATCCGTCCCCATGGGTCACAGTGTGGACGTGGTTCTCCGTCGAGGTTACCCAATGCTCTACAACCCTGATGGCTGCCCCAAAACCAGCCTCTCCTCCCCTTCTGACCAAACTAGCACCAACCCTACAGCCCCCGGGTCTGCTCAATCCCAAGTCCAACATCCTGATGGACACCAGCCTGGCTTGGTGAACCTCAACCGCTCCATGTCTCACCACAACAATTTCTACCCTCGCATGCAGAAAGAGTCATTGGATGCTAATGGAAACACAGCACCCCAGCTTTCATACGCAATGGCCAATGGAAATGGAGTGGGAGGGATTATAGGGACGGGGGTGGTGACCTCTTCAAACGCCCCTCCTCCATCAGAGCGGATGAGCTCCAGTCATAGTGATACGGAAGTCTGCTCTGTTGTCACGCGCAG AGCTTCCCTTGTCCGAAGCTACAACAACAACTCTCTTCCAGCTCCTTCTCACGCTCATCACAGTTCTAAGTCTTCCGAGAGCAATCTCTCCTCTGCTGTGCTCCCGCTGCCCCAGCCTGAGGTGGGTCCTACCGCCCCGCCAGGAGCACCCAGCACCCAGCGGCCTCCAGTGCCCCAAACATCTCTTGCTGTTGCACCTCCAACCGAGCACCCACCCTGTGGTTTCAACGGGTGTCCAGCCAACAATCCCCCACGACCTCTTCCGGGTGGCCTAGGGTCCCCCGGAGCCCCAGGTGGGGTAGGCTGCGGTGGAGAGGGTGAGCTGGTACCTGTGGCCTTGGGCAGGAGTGAGGGAGGGGGTATGGGTTTCAGTGTGACAGCTGGGGGGCAGGGAGGGCAGCTGGCGGTGGTGAAGAGAGTTTGGGACAGACGACAGTGCCACTCCCTACAGCCAGGGGACGGCATAATTAAAATCAACGGCGCTGATGTGCAGAGTCTCAGCTTCGCACAG GTGCAGCGAGTGCTGCAAGAACATACCAAACAGGGTGAGGTGGTCTTACTGGTTTACAGAGGAG GCTCCCCAAATGCATATAAGAGACCTCCTCCCTCCCTGGGCACCCCTGATCTGATCTCGCCCTCCTCCGATGGTGCTTTGCCCAGCCAAAGCACCCTCTCTCCCTCCTCACCTTGTGGTGACCTCCCCAACCTGGTCCAAAGCACCAGCTTCCTGGACTCAGTGCCCGTGACCCTGACCCTAGAGCCCCGGGACTGGATAGGAGTCGAGGACGGACCTGCTCAGTGGAGCCGTACTGCTCCCTCTAATCTCGGCGCAGTGTCCAAAAGCCATGTAGACACGAGGGGAGCGATCTCTTCCAGAGCGATGGAGGTGGAGTTGAGACGGAGACCAGGAGAAGGATTCGGGTTTGTCATCGCATCCCAGGACGTAATGAATGGAA ccTCGTCTCTAGTGTCTCACAGGTTTGTGACGGTGCGACGGGGGAGCCCAGCAGCACGCAGTGGTCAGATCCAGCCGGGGGAtcagctggaggccgtggagggTAGATCAGTGGTCACGCTGCCTCACAGAGACCTCGCACAGATACTGCGCAGAGCCGGCAACACACTCAGACTCACCATTGTACCACGCTCTCACACTA ACAATAATCTACCTGAGTACCCTGACTTTGATGCTGAGAGTCGGTTAAGAAAAGGGCATCGGGCTAAGCAAAAG gATTCCCAGTATTACAGCGTTGATCTTGAAAGGGGGCCAACAGGGTTTGGTTTTAGTTTGCGAGGTGGAAGCGAGTATAACATGGGTCTGTATGTGCTCGGTCTAATGGAGGGTGGACCGGCCTCACGCAGTCAGAAAATGCAG GTGAGTGATCAGCTCGTGGAGATTAACGGAGACAGCACAGCTGAGATGACACACAGCCAGGCCGTGGAGCAGATCCGAAAGGGAGGAGCCCGGATACATCTCATACTGAAGAAAGGCAATGGATACGTACCAGATTATG ACCATGAACCTGGAGCCGTTTCCCCCTCCTCCCTCTTTTCTGAGGAGCAGCGTATGGCTACAGTGGATCGCTCTCCTTCAAGGAGCAGCAGATGGGTGGACGACAGTGGAcaagggaggagagagaggagggggaagGAAAGGAGGGAATCAGGGGGAAGGagcagaggaagaggagcagaggaaggCAGCTCCCGGTCGGCAGGAAGAAGGAAAGAGCAACAGATGCGTTCACAGAGTTTACCCGGCATGCTGAGGAGCCGAGAGGGGCCAcggagagaagagaaagaggatGACACACGGGGAGAAAGGAAGGGAGAAGAGGAACAACAACGGGGAAGGCAAAAAAGTAATAGCGTTGGAGAGAGAAGACGAAAAGTGAAGGATGCTAgttcagag
- the magixa gene encoding membrane-associated guanylate kinase, WW and PDZ domain-containing protein 1 isoform X3 has translation MYIGAVKKLHWRSKVQESFVPLGGASGELGVAIGGGADYGEFPFVTAAPGGGATVGDIILEIGGTPVLGLTLGDVRGVLNSCPHPIRIKTVSPGSTLCKDLRLYLSKCFTPGSMDSQLQQVIRENLYLRAVPCTTRQPRDGEISGVDYNFVSIEEFFSLEESGALLESGKFKGNYYGTPRPIHIGPDSPPITYQEHRNLLRNFRTRSKSLSNLEKAVEEGDNSEEDSGLSAGSAGASSAPPTTIVSPNQTWDLGGGRDGGVAMENGARGGALPENWELAFSDTGEPYYINHNSKTTSWLDPRTQGKEIVSKTELPAFTDQPTELKGYSIHTRLSKGPRGFGFNIVGGSRPREFLQVYSVTPGGPSALKTADILVYINDSCVLGLSHKEVVEMLKSVPMGHSVDVVLRRGYPMLYNPDGCPKTSLSSPSDQTSTNPTAPGSAQSQVQHPDGHQPGLVNLNRSMSHHNNFYPRMQKESLDANGNTAPQLSYAMANGNGVGGIIGTGVVTSSNAPPPSERMSSSHSDTEVCSVVTRRASLVRSYNNNSLPAPSHAHHSSKSSESNLSSAVLPLPQPEVGPTAPPGAPSTQRPPVPQTSLAVAPPTEHPPCGFNGCPANNPPRPLPGGLGSPGAPGGVGCGGEGELVPVALGRSEGGGMGFSVTAGGQGGQLAVVKRVWDRRQCHSLQPGDGIIKINGADVQSLSFAQVQRVLQEHTKQGEVVLLVYRGGSLCSPGSPNAYKRPPPSLGTPDLISPSSDGALPSQSTLSPSSPCGDLPNLVQSTSFLDSVPVTLTLEPRDWIGVEDGPAQWSRTAPSNLGAVSKSHVDTRGAISSRAMEVELRRRPGEGFGFVIASQDVMNGTSSLVSHRFVTVRRGSPAARSGQIQPGDQLEAVEGRSVVTLPHRDLAQILRRAGNTLRLTIVPRSHTNNNLPEYPDFDAESRLRKGHRAKQKDSQYYSVDLERGPTGFGFSLRGGSEYNMGLYVLGLMEGGPASRSQKMQVSDQLVEINGDSTAEMTHSQAVEQIRKGGARIHLILKKGNGYVPDYVELSSLSLCMTNSKQGEPCFYVIGRTENTRP, from the exons ATGTATATTGGGGCTGTTAAGAAGCTGCACTGGCGCTCGAAAGTGCAGGAGAGCTTCGTCCCGCTGGGCGGAGCCTCGGGAGAGCTTGGTGTGGCCATCGGAGGTGGTGCAGATTATGGAGAGTTCCCATTTGTTACAGCAGCACCTGGGGGTGGAGCCACTGTTGGTGACATCATCCTAGAGATTGGCGGTACACCTGTCCTGGGATTGACCTTGGGAGATGTGAGAGGGGTCCTGAACTCATGTCCACATCCAATTCGGATCAAAACCGTATCACCAG GCTCGACTCTCTGTAAGGATCTGAGACTTTACCTGAGCAAGTGCTTTACACCTGGATCCATGGACAGCCAACTCCAACAGGTCATACGAGAGAACCTCTACCTGCGCGCCGTGCCCT GTACGACCAGGCAACCACGAGATGGAGAGATCTCCGGGGTGGATTATAACTTTGTGTCCATTGAGGAATTCTTCTCTCTGGAAGAGTCTGGAGCCCTGCTGGAAAGTGGGAAGTTCAAAG GGAACTATTATGGCACACCTCGGCCAATCCACATCGGTCCTGACAGCCCCCCCATTACATACCAGGAACATCGAAATCTCCTGAGGAACTTCCGTACCCGTAGCAAATCGCTCAGCAACCTGGAAAAGGCAGTGGAGGAAGGGGACAACAGTGAGGAAGACTCTGGTCTTTCAG CGGGGTCTGCAGGAGCCAGCAGTGCCCCTCCCACCACCATTGTCTCACCTAATCAGACTTGGGATTTAGGCGGTGGGCGGGATGGAGGGGTTGCCATGGAGAATGGAGCACGTGGAGGGGCATTGCCTGAAAACTGGGAGCTGGCGTTCAGTGACACGGGCGAACCCTATTACATCAA CCATAACTCAAAGACCACAAGCTGGCTGGACCCAAGGACTCAGGGCAAAGAGATTGTCAGCAAGACAGAgt tACCTGCATTCACAGACCAACCAACTGAACTGAAGGGCTATTCCATACACACCCGCCTGTCGAAAGGGCCTCGTGGGTTTGGCTTTAACATTGTGGGTGGCAGTAGACCTCGAGAGTTCCTGCAGGTGTACAGCGTCACCCCTGGAGGCCCGTCTGCACTCAAAACAG cgGACATCCTAGTGTACATCAATGACTCATGTGTGCTGGGTCTGTCCCATAAAGAGGTTGTAGAAATGCTGAAATCCGTCCCCATGGGTCACAGTGTGGACGTGGTTCTCCGTCGAGGTTACCCAATGCTCTACAACCCTGATGGCTGCCCCAAAACCAGCCTCTCCTCCCCTTCTGACCAAACTAGCACCAACCCTACAGCCCCCGGGTCTGCTCAATCCCAAGTCCAACATCCTGATGGACACCAGCCTGGCTTGGTGAACCTCAACCGCTCCATGTCTCACCACAACAATTTCTACCCTCGCATGCAGAAAGAGTCATTGGATGCTAATGGAAACACAGCACCCCAGCTTTCATACGCAATGGCCAATGGAAATGGAGTGGGAGGGATTATAGGGACGGGGGTGGTGACCTCTTCAAACGCCCCTCCTCCATCAGAGCGGATGAGCTCCAGTCATAGTGATACGGAAGTCTGCTCTGTTGTCACGCGCAG AGCTTCCCTTGTCCGAAGCTACAACAACAACTCTCTTCCAGCTCCTTCTCACGCTCATCACAGTTCTAAGTCTTCCGAGAGCAATCTCTCCTCTGCTGTGCTCCCGCTGCCCCAGCCTGAGGTGGGTCCTACCGCCCCGCCAGGAGCACCCAGCACCCAGCGGCCTCCAGTGCCCCAAACATCTCTTGCTGTTGCACCTCCAACCGAGCACCCACCCTGTGGTTTCAACGGGTGTCCAGCCAACAATCCCCCACGACCTCTTCCGGGTGGCCTAGGGTCCCCCGGAGCCCCAGGTGGGGTAGGCTGCGGTGGAGAGGGTGAGCTGGTACCTGTGGCCTTGGGCAGGAGTGAGGGAGGGGGTATGGGTTTCAGTGTGACAGCTGGGGGGCAGGGAGGGCAGCTGGCGGTGGTGAAGAGAGTTTGGGACAGACGACAGTGCCACTCCCTACAGCCAGGGGACGGCATAATTAAAATCAACGGCGCTGATGTGCAGAGTCTCAGCTTCGCACAG GTGCAGCGAGTGCTGCAAGAACATACCAAACAGGGTGAGGTGGTCTTACTGGTTTACAGAGGAG GTTCTCTTTGTTCCCCAGGCTCCCCAAATGCATATAAGAGACCTCCTCCCTCCCTGGGCACCCCTGATCTGATCTCGCCCTCCTCCGATGGTGCTTTGCCCAGCCAAAGCACCCTCTCTCCCTCCTCACCTTGTGGTGACCTCCCCAACCTGGTCCAAAGCACCAGCTTCCTGGACTCAGTGCCCGTGACCCTGACCCTAGAGCCCCGGGACTGGATAGGAGTCGAGGACGGACCTGCTCAGTGGAGCCGTACTGCTCCCTCTAATCTCGGCGCAGTGTCCAAAAGCCATGTAGACACGAGGGGAGCGATCTCTTCCAGAGCGATGGAGGTGGAGTTGAGACGGAGACCAGGAGAAGGATTCGGGTTTGTCATCGCATCCCAGGACGTAATGAATGGAA ccTCGTCTCTAGTGTCTCACAGGTTTGTGACGGTGCGACGGGGGAGCCCAGCAGCACGCAGTGGTCAGATCCAGCCGGGGGAtcagctggaggccgtggagggTAGATCAGTGGTCACGCTGCCTCACAGAGACCTCGCACAGATACTGCGCAGAGCCGGCAACACACTCAGACTCACCATTGTACCACGCTCTCACACTA ACAATAATCTACCTGAGTACCCTGACTTTGATGCTGAGAGTCGGTTAAGAAAAGGGCATCGGGCTAAGCAAAAG gATTCCCAGTATTACAGCGTTGATCTTGAAAGGGGGCCAACAGGGTTTGGTTTTAGTTTGCGAGGTGGAAGCGAGTATAACATGGGTCTGTATGTGCTCGGTCTAATGGAGGGTGGACCGGCCTCACGCAGTCAGAAAATGCAG GTGAGTGATCAGCTCGTGGAGATTAACGGAGACAGCACAGCTGAGATGACACACAGCCAGGCCGTGGAGCAGATCCGAAAGGGAGGAGCCCGGATACATCTCATACTGAAGAAAGGCAATGGATACGTACCAGATTATG TGGAGCTTTCCAGCTTATCTCTTTGTATGACTAACTCGAAGCAGGGCGAGCCTTGCTTCTATGTCATCGGCCGGACAGAAAACACGCG ACCATGA
- the magixa gene encoding membrane-associated guanylate kinase, WW and PDZ domain-containing protein 1 isoform X1: MYIGAVKKLHWRSKVQESFVPLGGASGELGVAIGGGADYGEFPFVTAAPGGGATVGDIILEIGGTPVLGLTLGDVRGVLNSCPHPIRIKTVSPGSTLCKDLRLYLSKCFTPGSMDSQLQQVIRENLYLRAVPCTTRQPRDGEISGVDYNFVSIEEFFSLEESGALLESGKFKGNYYGTPRPIHIGPDSPPITYQEHRNLLRNFRTRSKSLSNLEKAVEEGDNSEEDSGLSAGSAGASSAPPTTIVSPNQTWDLGGGRDGGVAMENGARGGALPENWELAFSDTGEPYYINHNSKTTSWLDPRTQGKEIVSKTELPAFTDQPTELKGYSIHTRLSKGPRGFGFNIVGGSRPREFLQVYSVTPGGPSALKTADILVYINDSCVLGLSHKEVVEMLKSVPMGHSVDVVLRRGYPMLYNPDGCPKTSLSSPSDQTSTNPTAPGSAQSQVQHPDGHQPGLVNLNRSMSHHNNFYPRMQKESLDANGNTAPQLSYAMANGNGVGGIIGTGVVTSSNAPPPSERMSSSHSDTEVCSVVTRRASLVRSYNNNSLPAPSHAHHSSKSSESNLSSAVLPLPQPEVGPTAPPGAPSTQRPPVPQTSLAVAPPTEHPPCGFNGCPANNPPRPLPGGLGSPGAPGGVGCGGEGELVPVALGRSEGGGMGFSVTAGGQGGQLAVVKRVWDRRQCHSLQPGDGIIKINGADVQSLSFAQVQRVLQEHTKQGEVVLLVYRGGSLCSPGSPNAYKRPPPSLGTPDLISPSSDGALPSQSTLSPSSPCGDLPNLVQSTSFLDSVPVTLTLEPRDWIGVEDGPAQWSRTAPSNLGAVSKSHVDTRGAISSRAMEVELRRRPGEGFGFVIASQDVMNGTSSLVSHRFVTVRRGSPAARSGQIQPGDQLEAVEGRSVVTLPHRDLAQILRRAGNTLRLTIVPRSHTNNNLPEYPDFDAESRLRKGHRAKQKDSQYYSVDLERGPTGFGFSLRGGSEYNMGLYVLGLMEGGPASRSQKMQVSDQLVEINGDSTAEMTHSQAVEQIRKGGARIHLILKKGNGYVPDYDHEPGAVSPSSLFSEEQRMATVDRSPSRSSRWVDDSGQGRRERRGKERRESGGRSRGRGAEEGSSRSAGRRKEQQMRSQSLPGMLRSREGPRREEKEDDTRGERKGEEEQQRGRQKSNSVGERRRKVKDASSERENGLLTDREKERGSVRREKKNHNRTSTMEVTQRTPFSFLMPLDNDDDAELAHSFSEVSVSAASIAFSGTQWPLDAISPLQAPGSPTTAPGPWLVPSPHKLSQVLEGKRLSQNKGELWS, translated from the exons ATGTATATTGGGGCTGTTAAGAAGCTGCACTGGCGCTCGAAAGTGCAGGAGAGCTTCGTCCCGCTGGGCGGAGCCTCGGGAGAGCTTGGTGTGGCCATCGGAGGTGGTGCAGATTATGGAGAGTTCCCATTTGTTACAGCAGCACCTGGGGGTGGAGCCACTGTTGGTGACATCATCCTAGAGATTGGCGGTACACCTGTCCTGGGATTGACCTTGGGAGATGTGAGAGGGGTCCTGAACTCATGTCCACATCCAATTCGGATCAAAACCGTATCACCAG GCTCGACTCTCTGTAAGGATCTGAGACTTTACCTGAGCAAGTGCTTTACACCTGGATCCATGGACAGCCAACTCCAACAGGTCATACGAGAGAACCTCTACCTGCGCGCCGTGCCCT GTACGACCAGGCAACCACGAGATGGAGAGATCTCCGGGGTGGATTATAACTTTGTGTCCATTGAGGAATTCTTCTCTCTGGAAGAGTCTGGAGCCCTGCTGGAAAGTGGGAAGTTCAAAG GGAACTATTATGGCACACCTCGGCCAATCCACATCGGTCCTGACAGCCCCCCCATTACATACCAGGAACATCGAAATCTCCTGAGGAACTTCCGTACCCGTAGCAAATCGCTCAGCAACCTGGAAAAGGCAGTGGAGGAAGGGGACAACAGTGAGGAAGACTCTGGTCTTTCAG CGGGGTCTGCAGGAGCCAGCAGTGCCCCTCCCACCACCATTGTCTCACCTAATCAGACTTGGGATTTAGGCGGTGGGCGGGATGGAGGGGTTGCCATGGAGAATGGAGCACGTGGAGGGGCATTGCCTGAAAACTGGGAGCTGGCGTTCAGTGACACGGGCGAACCCTATTACATCAA CCATAACTCAAAGACCACAAGCTGGCTGGACCCAAGGACTCAGGGCAAAGAGATTGTCAGCAAGACAGAgt tACCTGCATTCACAGACCAACCAACTGAACTGAAGGGCTATTCCATACACACCCGCCTGTCGAAAGGGCCTCGTGGGTTTGGCTTTAACATTGTGGGTGGCAGTAGACCTCGAGAGTTCCTGCAGGTGTACAGCGTCACCCCTGGAGGCCCGTCTGCACTCAAAACAG cgGACATCCTAGTGTACATCAATGACTCATGTGTGCTGGGTCTGTCCCATAAAGAGGTTGTAGAAATGCTGAAATCCGTCCCCATGGGTCACAGTGTGGACGTGGTTCTCCGTCGAGGTTACCCAATGCTCTACAACCCTGATGGCTGCCCCAAAACCAGCCTCTCCTCCCCTTCTGACCAAACTAGCACCAACCCTACAGCCCCCGGGTCTGCTCAATCCCAAGTCCAACATCCTGATGGACACCAGCCTGGCTTGGTGAACCTCAACCGCTCCATGTCTCACCACAACAATTTCTACCCTCGCATGCAGAAAGAGTCATTGGATGCTAATGGAAACACAGCACCCCAGCTTTCATACGCAATGGCCAATGGAAATGGAGTGGGAGGGATTATAGGGACGGGGGTGGTGACCTCTTCAAACGCCCCTCCTCCATCAGAGCGGATGAGCTCCAGTCATAGTGATACGGAAGTCTGCTCTGTTGTCACGCGCAG AGCTTCCCTTGTCCGAAGCTACAACAACAACTCTCTTCCAGCTCCTTCTCACGCTCATCACAGTTCTAAGTCTTCCGAGAGCAATCTCTCCTCTGCTGTGCTCCCGCTGCCCCAGCCTGAGGTGGGTCCTACCGCCCCGCCAGGAGCACCCAGCACCCAGCGGCCTCCAGTGCCCCAAACATCTCTTGCTGTTGCACCTCCAACCGAGCACCCACCCTGTGGTTTCAACGGGTGTCCAGCCAACAATCCCCCACGACCTCTTCCGGGTGGCCTAGGGTCCCCCGGAGCCCCAGGTGGGGTAGGCTGCGGTGGAGAGGGTGAGCTGGTACCTGTGGCCTTGGGCAGGAGTGAGGGAGGGGGTATGGGTTTCAGTGTGACAGCTGGGGGGCAGGGAGGGCAGCTGGCGGTGGTGAAGAGAGTTTGGGACAGACGACAGTGCCACTCCCTACAGCCAGGGGACGGCATAATTAAAATCAACGGCGCTGATGTGCAGAGTCTCAGCTTCGCACAG GTGCAGCGAGTGCTGCAAGAACATACCAAACAGGGTGAGGTGGTCTTACTGGTTTACAGAGGAG GTTCTCTTTGTTCCCCAGGCTCCCCAAATGCATATAAGAGACCTCCTCCCTCCCTGGGCACCCCTGATCTGATCTCGCCCTCCTCCGATGGTGCTTTGCCCAGCCAAAGCACCCTCTCTCCCTCCTCACCTTGTGGTGACCTCCCCAACCTGGTCCAAAGCACCAGCTTCCTGGACTCAGTGCCCGTGACCCTGACCCTAGAGCCCCGGGACTGGATAGGAGTCGAGGACGGACCTGCTCAGTGGAGCCGTACTGCTCCCTCTAATCTCGGCGCAGTGTCCAAAAGCCATGTAGACACGAGGGGAGCGATCTCTTCCAGAGCGATGGAGGTGGAGTTGAGACGGAGACCAGGAGAAGGATTCGGGTTTGTCATCGCATCCCAGGACGTAATGAATGGAA ccTCGTCTCTAGTGTCTCACAGGTTTGTGACGGTGCGACGGGGGAGCCCAGCAGCACGCAGTGGTCAGATCCAGCCGGGGGAtcagctggaggccgtggagggTAGATCAGTGGTCACGCTGCCTCACAGAGACCTCGCACAGATACTGCGCAGAGCCGGCAACACACTCAGACTCACCATTGTACCACGCTCTCACACTA ACAATAATCTACCTGAGTACCCTGACTTTGATGCTGAGAGTCGGTTAAGAAAAGGGCATCGGGCTAAGCAAAAG gATTCCCAGTATTACAGCGTTGATCTTGAAAGGGGGCCAACAGGGTTTGGTTTTAGTTTGCGAGGTGGAAGCGAGTATAACATGGGTCTGTATGTGCTCGGTCTAATGGAGGGTGGACCGGCCTCACGCAGTCAGAAAATGCAG GTGAGTGATCAGCTCGTGGAGATTAACGGAGACAGCACAGCTGAGATGACACACAGCCAGGCCGTGGAGCAGATCCGAAAGGGAGGAGCCCGGATACATCTCATACTGAAGAAAGGCAATGGATACGTACCAGATTATG ACCATGAACCTGGAGCCGTTTCCCCCTCCTCCCTCTTTTCTGAGGAGCAGCGTATGGCTACAGTGGATCGCTCTCCTTCAAGGAGCAGCAGATGGGTGGACGACAGTGGAcaagggaggagagagaggagggggaagGAAAGGAGGGAATCAGGGGGAAGGagcagaggaagaggagcagaggaaggCAGCTCCCGGTCGGCAGGAAGAAGGAAAGAGCAACAGATGCGTTCACAGAGTTTACCCGGCATGCTGAGGAGCCGAGAGGGGCCAcggagagaagagaaagaggatGACACACGGGGAGAAAGGAAGGGAGAAGAGGAACAACAACGGGGAAGGCAAAAAAGTAATAGCGTTGGAGAGAGAAGACGAAAAGTGAAGGATGCTAgttcagag